Proteins encoded by one window of Microbacterium testaceum:
- the hrcA gene encoding heat-inducible transcriptional repressor HrcA yields the protein MVSERGLQVLRAIVQDYVDTREPVGSKAIVDRHAFGVSAATIRNDMALLEDEELIVAPHTSSGRVPTDKGYRVFVDHLAELRPLSGAQRSAITSFLDEAGDLDDLLARTVRALTQLTGQVAIVQYPSFARANVSHVELVALGGPRVLVILVTDTGRVSQRIALVPAEPGETDIVQLRARVGALLVGRSVADSSQQVQAVLADGPRPGVTLDVLADAVLRIVGEELEEFRQDRLVMAGAATLAKRESDFRGSIYPLLEAIEEQVTLLRLMSEMVADEKGLSASIGRENEPFGLIEASVLASRYDGSTGGARVGLLGPTRMDYSSNLAAVRAVAHYLTRMLEDDDASR from the coding sequence ATGGTGTCGGAACGTGGCCTTCAGGTGCTCCGCGCGATCGTGCAGGACTACGTCGACACGCGCGAACCCGTCGGCAGCAAGGCGATCGTCGATCGGCACGCCTTCGGGGTGTCGGCAGCGACCATCCGCAACGACATGGCCCTGCTCGAGGACGAAGAGCTCATCGTCGCCCCGCACACCTCGTCGGGGCGCGTCCCCACCGACAAGGGATACCGCGTCTTCGTCGATCACCTCGCCGAGCTCCGCCCGCTCTCGGGCGCACAGCGCAGCGCCATCACGTCGTTCCTCGACGAAGCGGGCGACCTCGACGATCTGCTCGCCCGCACCGTCCGCGCGCTCACGCAGCTGACCGGACAGGTCGCGATCGTGCAGTACCCGTCGTTCGCCCGCGCCAACGTCAGTCACGTCGAACTGGTCGCCCTCGGCGGCCCGCGCGTGCTGGTGATCCTGGTGACCGACACGGGCCGGGTCTCGCAGCGCATCGCCCTCGTGCCCGCAGAACCCGGCGAGACCGACATCGTGCAGCTACGCGCTCGCGTCGGGGCGCTGCTCGTCGGGCGCAGCGTCGCCGATAGTTCGCAGCAGGTGCAAGCCGTGCTGGCCGACGGGCCGCGCCCGGGTGTCACGCTGGACGTGCTCGCCGACGCGGTGCTGCGCATCGTGGGGGAGGAGCTCGAGGAGTTCCGTCAGGATCGCCTCGTCATGGCCGGCGCCGCGACCCTCGCCAAGCGCGAGTCCGACTTCCGCGGGAGCATCTACCCGCTGCTGGAGGCGATCGAAGAGCAGGTGACGCTCCTGCGTCTCATGAGCGAGATGGTGGCCGACGAGAAGGGGCTGTCGGCGAGCATCGGTCGTGAGAACGAGCCGTTCGGACTCATCGAGGCCTCGGTGCTCGCCAGCCGGTACGACGGATCCACCGGCGGGGCCCGCGTCGGGCTGCTCGGTCCAACGCGCATGGACTACTCGTCCAACCTCGCGGCGGTCCGTGCCGTCGCGCACTATCTGACCCGGATGCTCGAAGACGACGACGCGTCTCGCTGA
- the dnaJ gene encoding molecular chaperone DnaJ, whose product MADHYEVLGVERDASPEDIKKAYRRLARQLHPDVNPGEDASERFKLVTHAYDVLSDPEQRRRYDMGGDQNPFGGGGAAGFGGFSDIFETFFGGGGQGGGGRGPRPRSRRERGQDALVRVTLDLGDVVFGTHRDLEVDTAVLCETCQGACTQPGTSEVTCDICHGSGHVQRTVRSLLGNVVTSAPCSVCQGHGTTIPYPCGTCQGQGRVRARRTVSVDIPAGVESGLRLQLPGSGEVGPAGGPNGDLYLEITVEAHEAFSREGDDLVATLEVSMPDAILGTNTSIESLDGSVDLEVRPGVQSGDVLTIKGRGITPLRGSQRGDLRVGVHVVTPTRLDHRERALIEEFAKRTKAPKPRLAEHQQGMFSKFRDRFRH is encoded by the coding sequence GTGGCTGACCACTACGAGGTCCTGGGCGTCGAACGCGATGCCAGCCCCGAAGACATCAAAAAGGCGTACCGCCGACTGGCACGCCAGCTGCACCCCGACGTGAACCCCGGAGAAGACGCCTCCGAGCGCTTCAAGCTGGTCACCCACGCCTACGACGTGCTGAGCGACCCCGAACAGCGCCGCCGGTACGACATGGGCGGCGACCAGAACCCCTTCGGCGGCGGGGGAGCGGCCGGCTTCGGCGGGTTCAGCGACATCTTCGAGACGTTCTTCGGCGGGGGCGGCCAGGGTGGTGGCGGACGGGGTCCGCGTCCGCGGTCGCGTCGCGAGCGGGGACAAGACGCCCTGGTCCGCGTGACCCTCGACCTCGGCGATGTCGTCTTCGGTACCCACCGCGACCTCGAGGTCGACACAGCCGTGCTGTGCGAGACGTGCCAGGGCGCGTGCACGCAGCCCGGGACCAGCGAGGTCACGTGCGACATCTGCCACGGCTCCGGCCACGTGCAGCGCACGGTTCGCAGCCTGCTCGGGAACGTCGTCACCAGTGCCCCCTGCAGCGTCTGCCAGGGTCACGGGACGACCATCCCCTACCCGTGCGGGACGTGCCAGGGTCAGGGCCGCGTTCGTGCGCGCCGCACGGTCTCGGTCGACATCCCCGCCGGCGTCGAGTCGGGCCTGCGTCTGCAGCTGCCCGGGTCGGGCGAGGTCGGTCCCGCCGGCGGCCCCAACGGCGACCTGTACCTCGAGATCACGGTCGAAGCGCACGAGGCCTTCAGTCGCGAGGGAGACGACCTCGTCGCGACCCTCGAGGTGTCGATGCCGGATGCCATTCTCGGCACGAACACGTCTATCGAGTCCCTCGACGGCAGCGTCGACCTCGAAGTGCGCCCGGGCGTCCAGTCGGGCGACGTCTTGACCATCAAGGGCCGCGGGATCACGCCGCTGCGCGGAAGTCAGCGCGGCGACCTGCGCGTCGGAGTGCACGTGGTGACCCCCACGCGTCTGGACCACAGGGAGCGCGCCCTCATCGAGGAGTTCGCCAAGCGCACGAAGGCCCCCAAGCCGCGGCTGGCCGAGCACCAGCAGGGGATGTTCAGCAAGTTCCGCGACCGCTTCCGGCACTGA
- a CDS encoding 16S rRNA (uracil(1498)-N(3))-methyltransferase codes for MVLHFVTDDAGNAHASDTVVLTGTEAHHAAAVRRVRVDEGVTLGDGRGAWLTGVVTAASPKQVEVRVTGREVVPGPSPRFVLVQALAKGDRDELAVQAATELGVDAIVPWQASRSVSRWDTKADKGLARWRTIVREAAKQAHRAWIPEVEGVARTADLVRLAATSLVLVLEPSASDRLTSVATEASNGRDVVLVVGPEGGIAPEELSALADAGARLVRLGDTVLRTSTAGAAAISVLSAAHGRW; via the coding sequence GTGGTGCTGCACTTCGTCACCGACGACGCCGGGAACGCCCACGCGAGCGACACCGTCGTGCTGACCGGCACCGAGGCGCACCACGCCGCCGCCGTGCGGCGCGTGCGCGTCGATGAGGGGGTGACACTGGGCGACGGTCGCGGAGCCTGGCTCACGGGTGTCGTGACCGCGGCGTCACCGAAACAGGTCGAGGTACGGGTGACGGGGCGCGAGGTGGTCCCCGGACCCTCGCCGCGCTTCGTGCTCGTCCAGGCTCTGGCCAAGGGCGACCGCGACGAACTCGCCGTTCAGGCGGCGACCGAGCTCGGCGTCGACGCGATCGTGCCCTGGCAGGCCTCGCGCAGCGTCTCGCGCTGGGATACCAAGGCCGACAAGGGCCTCGCCCGCTGGCGAACGATCGTCCGCGAAGCGGCCAAGCAGGCGCACCGGGCCTGGATCCCCGAGGTCGAGGGCGTGGCCCGCACGGCCGACCTCGTGCGTCTCGCCGCGACCTCGCTCGTGCTGGTGCTGGAGCCCTCGGCATCCGACCGTCTCACGTCCGTCGCGACAGAAGCCTCCAACGGGCGCGACGTCGTGCTCGTGGTCGGCCCCGAGGGCGGCATCGCGCCGGAGGAGCTCTCGGCCCTGGCCGATGCCGGCGCCCGACTCGTACGCCTGGGCGACACGGTCCTGCGCACCTCCACCGCGGGGGCCGCGGCCATCTCGGTCCTGTCGGCGGCGCACGGGCGCTGGTGA
- a CDS encoding HIT domain-containing protein, translating to MSEPSIFTRILQGEIPAEIVAETENAFAIRDIAPQAPVHLLVIPKTQQYRNVVELAAGDPDLLTEVIGLANSVAAEHSDGDFRLIFNTGEGAGQTVFHVHAHVLAGGLNEKSLGG from the coding sequence ATGAGCGAGCCGTCGATCTTCACGCGCATCCTGCAGGGCGAGATCCCCGCCGAGATCGTCGCCGAGACCGAGAACGCCTTCGCGATCCGCGACATCGCGCCCCAGGCGCCGGTGCACCTGCTGGTGATCCCCAAGACGCAGCAATACCGCAACGTCGTCGAGCTGGCCGCGGGCGACCCCGACCTGCTCACCGAGGTTATCGGCCTCGCGAACTCCGTCGCCGCCGAGCACTCCGACGGCGACTTCCGTCTGATCTTCAACACCGGCGAGGGCGCCGGTCAGACCGTCTTCCATGTGCACGCCCACGTCCTCGCGGGCGGCCTGAACGAAAAGAGCCTGGGTGGCTGA
- a CDS encoding PhoH family protein: MVQLLGPQDRLLRVVEKEHPDVDVHVRGNEITLSGTPDAVRAARGLVDELLSMTRSGHGLDPADVTSSNRMLRSDGGPRPSEVMGEAILSSRGKTIRPKTAGQKEYVDAIDENTIVFGIGPAGTGKTYLAMAKAVQALQRKEVNRIILTRPAVEAGERLGFLPGTLTDKIDPYLRPLYDALNEMMDPDIVPKLMATGTIEVAPLAYMRGRTLNDSFVVLDEAQNTTPEQMKMFLTRLGFGTRMVVTGDITQVDLPQGASGLRLVTRVLDDIDDIHFSRLTSDDVVRHNLVGRIVDAYSEYDEKRLAARRERDEASEFATRAERRGPGAAGPRDHLPRRNRS; this comes from the coding sequence ATGGTGCAACTGCTCGGCCCGCAGGATCGCCTGCTGCGCGTCGTCGAGAAGGAGCACCCCGACGTCGACGTGCACGTGCGCGGCAACGAGATCACCCTCTCGGGCACGCCCGACGCGGTGCGCGCGGCCCGCGGCCTCGTCGACGAACTGCTCAGCATGACCCGCTCGGGTCACGGACTCGACCCGGCCGACGTGACCAGCTCGAACCGCATGCTGCGCTCCGACGGCGGCCCCCGTCCGTCCGAGGTCATGGGCGAGGCGATCCTGTCGTCGCGCGGCAAGACCATCCGGCCCAAGACCGCTGGTCAGAAGGAGTACGTCGACGCCATCGACGAAAACACGATCGTGTTCGGCATCGGCCCCGCCGGTACCGGCAAGACCTACCTCGCGATGGCGAAGGCCGTGCAGGCGCTGCAGCGCAAAGAGGTCAACCGCATCATCCTCACGCGTCCCGCCGTCGAGGCGGGGGAGCGGCTCGGGTTTCTCCCCGGCACGCTCACTGACAAGATCGACCCGTACCTGCGGCCGCTCTACGACGCGCTCAACGAGATGATGGACCCCGACATCGTCCCCAAGCTCATGGCGACGGGAACGATCGAGGTCGCCCCACTGGCCTACATGCGTGGTCGCACGCTCAACGACTCGTTCGTCGTGCTCGACGAGGCGCAGAACACCACGCCCGAGCAGATGAAGATGTTCCTCACGCGCCTGGGCTTCGGCACGCGCATGGTCGTCACCGGCGACATCACGCAGGTCGACCTTCCGCAGGGCGCCTCGGGACTGCGCCTCGTCACGCGGGTCCTCGACGACATCGACGACATCCACTTCTCGCGCCTGACCAGCGACGACGTCGTTCGACACAACCTCGTCGGCCGCATCGTCGATGCGTACAGCGAATACGACGAGAAGCGCCTGGCCGCTCGACGTGAACGCGACGAGGCCTCCGAATTCGCCACCCGTGCGGAGCGACGCGGCCCCGGTGCCGCCGGTCCCCGCGATCACCTCCCGAGACGAAACCGCTCATGA
- the ybeY gene encoding rRNA maturation RNase YbeY, whose protein sequence is MTIEINNESDHQIDEQVLLRLMEFNLQELHVSPDADVAIVLVDEGAMESLHVQWMDEPGPTDVLSFPMDELRPGSEDAPTPAGLLGDIVLCPAVAETQAVAAKHSTQDELILLTTHGLLHLLGFDHAEPDEEREMFGLQRELIAGFQAVERQRRA, encoded by the coding sequence ATGACGATCGAGATCAACAACGAGTCCGACCACCAGATCGACGAGCAGGTCCTGCTGCGTCTGATGGAGTTCAACCTCCAGGAGCTGCACGTCAGTCCCGACGCCGACGTGGCCATCGTGCTCGTCGACGAGGGTGCCATGGAGTCCCTGCACGTGCAGTGGATGGACGAGCCCGGCCCCACCGACGTGCTGAGCTTCCCGATGGACGAGCTGCGTCCGGGCTCCGAAGACGCCCCGACCCCCGCGGGCCTGCTGGGCGACATCGTGCTCTGCCCGGCCGTCGCCGAGACCCAGGCGGTCGCCGCGAAGCACTCGACGCAGGACGAACTGATCCTGCTCACGACGCACGGCCTGCTGCACCTCCTCGGCTTCGACCACGCCGAGCCCGATGAGGAGCGCGAGATGTTCGGTCTGCAGCGCGAGCTCATCGCCGGCTTCCAGGCCGTCGAGCGCCAGCGCCGCGCATGA
- a CDS encoding hemolysin family protein, whose product MTEALLLVAAFLLVAFGGLMAAFEAALGVTSRVDLIELGSGGRNARALRRIGDDTNAHVTAVSFIRVLAETTAAVLVAAAFMLIFDNILLAVLAAAVLMTGISFVAVGASPRSVGRQHARGLLRGGAPVIRGMRILLGPLAHGLVAVGNRVTPGVAHSTSFASEEQLLSIIDEAAENELIEEDDRELIHSVFDFTDRYVREVMVPRTDMVSVDAAATSREALALFLEKGVSRIPLADDEADDVVGVLYLKDLVQFGFRDEAGWRDAPIRRIARPAVFVPESMKAETLLQQMKKDAVHVCLVVDEYGGVAGLVTLEDLIEELVGEIADEYDAPSTEIVELPDGRYRVNARLGLDEVGDLFGLELDDEDVDSIGGLLGKALGRIPQPGATAEHSGLVMTGGASRGRNRGIATVIVERAETMDDEDAEADASSRERNDR is encoded by the coding sequence ATGACCGAGGCCCTCCTCCTCGTCGCCGCGTTCCTGCTCGTCGCCTTCGGCGGGCTGATGGCGGCGTTCGAGGCGGCCCTGGGCGTGACCTCGAGAGTCGATCTGATCGAGCTCGGATCGGGCGGCCGTAACGCTCGGGCACTACGCCGCATCGGCGACGACACCAATGCCCACGTCACCGCCGTCTCGTTCATCCGCGTTCTGGCCGAGACGACCGCCGCCGTGCTCGTCGCGGCCGCGTTCATGCTGATCTTCGACAACATCCTGCTCGCCGTTCTGGCCGCGGCGGTGCTGATGACGGGCATCTCGTTCGTCGCCGTCGGGGCGAGCCCGCGCTCAGTCGGACGCCAGCACGCTCGGGGGCTCCTGCGAGGCGGCGCGCCCGTCATCCGGGGGATGCGAATCCTGCTCGGACCCCTCGCACACGGGCTCGTGGCCGTGGGGAACCGCGTCACGCCGGGAGTCGCGCACTCGACGTCGTTCGCGTCGGAAGAGCAGTTGCTCAGCATCATCGACGAAGCGGCTGAGAACGAACTCATCGAAGAGGACGACCGCGAACTCATCCACTCGGTCTTCGACTTCACCGACCGCTATGTGCGCGAGGTCATGGTGCCCCGCACCGACATGGTGAGCGTGGACGCGGCCGCCACCTCGCGCGAGGCCCTGGCCCTCTTCCTCGAGAAGGGCGTCTCGCGCATCCCCCTCGCCGATGACGAAGCCGACGATGTCGTGGGCGTGCTGTACCTGAAGGACCTCGTCCAGTTCGGCTTCCGCGACGAGGCCGGGTGGCGTGATGCTCCGATCCGCCGCATCGCGCGGCCCGCGGTCTTCGTCCCCGAGTCGATGAAGGCCGAGACCCTGCTGCAGCAGATGAAGAAAGACGCCGTGCATGTGTGCCTCGTCGTCGACGAGTACGGCGGCGTCGCGGGTCTCGTGACCCTTGAAGACCTCATCGAGGAGCTCGTGGGCGAGATCGCCGACGAGTACGACGCCCCCTCGACCGAGATCGTGGAGCTACCCGACGGCCGATACCGCGTCAACGCGCGGCTGGGCCTCGACGAGGTCGGCGACCTGTTCGGTCTCGAGCTCGACGACGAAGACGTCGACTCGATCGGCGGGCTTCTGGGCAAGGCGCTCGGCCGTATCCCGCAGCCCGGCGCCACCGCCGAGCACTCCGGCCTCGTGATGACCGGCGGGGCCTCTCGCGGCCGCAACCGCGGAATCGCCACCGTGATCGTGGAGCGGGCTGAGACGATGGACGATGAAGACGCCGAGGCCGACGCCTCGTCGCGTGAGAGGAACGACAGATGA
- the era gene encoding GTPase Era produces MTDTRSGFVTFVGRPNVGKSTLTNALVGEKVAITSDKPQTTRRAIRGIVNRPAGQLVVVDTPGIHRPRTLLGQRLNDLVEQVLGDVDVIAFCAPATEKVGPGDRRIAESLSGYPRAKKVALVTKTDAATRDQITERLIEVDALREDWAAVIPLSAVTNDQLDVLSDELLALMPVGPALYDDDVVTDEALDDRIAEIIREAALHGVRDELPHSIAVTVDDVAKREDSDLTDVWANIVVERDSQKAIIIGKKGSRLADVGARARAGIEPLVGGRVYLSLHVRVAKEWQRDPKQLGRLGF; encoded by the coding sequence ATGACCGACACCCGATCCGGTTTCGTGACCTTCGTGGGCCGGCCGAACGTCGGCAAGTCCACGCTGACCAACGCCCTCGTGGGCGAGAAGGTCGCCATCACGAGCGACAAGCCGCAGACCACCCGCCGCGCGATCCGAGGCATCGTCAACCGTCCGGCCGGCCAGCTCGTAGTGGTCGACACCCCCGGCATCCACCGCCCCCGCACCCTGCTCGGTCAGCGGCTGAACGACCTCGTCGAGCAGGTGCTCGGCGACGTCGACGTGATCGCGTTCTGCGCCCCCGCGACCGAAAAGGTCGGCCCCGGAGACCGCCGCATCGCCGAGTCGCTCTCGGGCTACCCGCGGGCCAAGAAGGTCGCTCTGGTGACCAAGACCGACGCCGCGACGCGGGATCAGATCACCGAGCGCCTCATCGAGGTCGACGCCCTGCGCGAGGACTGGGCCGCGGTGATCCCGCTCTCGGCCGTGACGAACGACCAGCTCGACGTGCTGAGCGACGAGTTGCTGGCGCTCATGCCGGTCGGGCCCGCTCTGTACGACGACGATGTGGTCACCGACGAGGCCCTCGACGACCGCATCGCGGAGATCATCCGCGAGGCCGCCCTCCACGGCGTGCGCGACGAGCTCCCGCACTCGATCGCCGTGACCGTCGACGACGTCGCCAAGCGCGAAGACAGCGATCTCACCGACGTGTGGGCCAACATCGTCGTCGAGCGCGACAGCCAGAAGGCGATCATCATCGGCAAGAAGGGCTCGCGCCTGGCCGACGTCGGCGCACGCGCCCGCGCCGGCATCGAGCCGCTCGTGGGCGGACGCGTCTACCTCTCGCTTCACGTCCGCGTGGCCAAGGAGTGGCAGCGCGACCCGAAGCAGCTCGGCCGCCTGGGCTTCTGA
- a CDS encoding quinone oxidoreductase family protein gives MAKRWTAPAPGPIDQWSFDEVEVAPPGSGEVTIRVHAAGVNPADAKHVASARPGAEFPVPIGYELSGEVTAVGPGAVGGSGELTVGDEVVAFRVQGAYATKITVPARDVFAKPATLSHAEAANLLLAGTTAAEMIQVTRVTEGETVLLHAASGAVGVSLLQQARELGVRVIGTVGPDAEDSAERVRRYGGVPVAYGDGLRERVEEAAEGAPIAAAWDAVGTDEAIDVSLALVAKRDRIVTIVDPERAKADGFLWIAGARPESARFRDIARARVLELAASGVLKVPVARTYPLAEAIDAVRFVMDGHPGGKVALLP, from the coding sequence ATGGCGAAGAGGTGGACGGCTCCGGCTCCCGGGCCCATCGATCAGTGGAGCTTCGACGAGGTCGAGGTCGCACCCCCCGGTTCGGGCGAGGTGACGATCCGCGTGCACGCGGCGGGTGTGAACCCGGCCGATGCGAAGCACGTCGCCTCGGCGCGTCCCGGCGCGGAGTTCCCCGTGCCGATCGGCTACGAACTCTCGGGCGAGGTCACGGCCGTCGGTCCCGGTGCCGTCGGCGGCTCGGGCGAGCTGACGGTCGGCGACGAGGTCGTCGCGTTCCGCGTGCAAGGCGCCTACGCGACCAAGATCACGGTTCCGGCCCGCGACGTGTTCGCCAAGCCCGCGACCCTCTCGCACGCCGAGGCGGCGAACCTGCTGCTGGCCGGCACCACCGCGGCCGAGATGATCCAGGTCACCCGCGTGACCGAGGGTGAGACGGTGCTGCTGCACGCGGCGTCCGGCGCAGTGGGCGTGAGCCTGCTCCAGCAGGCGCGCGAGCTCGGCGTCCGCGTGATCGGCACGGTGGGTCCGGATGCCGAGGACTCGGCGGAACGCGTCCGTCGCTACGGCGGTGTCCCGGTGGCCTACGGCGACGGACTGCGCGAGCGCGTCGAAGAGGCGGCCGAGGGCGCCCCGATCGCCGCCGCGTGGGACGCCGTGGGCACCGACGAGGCCATCGACGTCTCTCTCGCCCTCGTGGCGAAGCGCGACCGCATCGTCACGATCGTCGATCCCGAGCGTGCGAAGGCCGACGGGTTCCTCTGGATCGCCGGAGCGCGGCCCGAGAGCGCCCGCTTCCGCGACATCGCGCGTGCGCGGGTGCTGGAGCTCGCGGCGTCCGGAGTTCTCAAGGTTCCCGTCGCGCGCACCTACCCGCTCGCCGAGGCGATCGACGCGGTGCGCTTCGTCATGGACGGCCACCCCGGCGGCAAGGTCGCCCTGCTGCCGTGA
- a CDS encoding GNAT family N-acetyltransferase has translation MSASPFVLPPAPDALEVTRERVRLRPFEERDLEAMAAYRGDAEVCRFLPFEPQSPDDIRGRIGHLFGSTTLEGERGGVVLVIERDGTVIGDLVLFHLDADAGSAEIGWVLSPAASGRGLATEAVRALIDTAFDVYGLRRLTAQIDADNVRSAALAERLGMRREAHFVENEWFKGRWSDLLVYAVLDHEWAAARRSAS, from the coding sequence GTGAGCGCGTCGCCGTTCGTCCTGCCGCCCGCGCCGGACGCCCTCGAGGTGACCCGCGAGCGCGTACGTTTGCGCCCGTTCGAAGAGCGCGACCTCGAGGCCATGGCCGCGTACCGCGGTGACGCCGAGGTGTGCCGCTTCCTCCCGTTCGAGCCCCAGTCGCCGGACGACATCCGGGGCCGCATCGGCCACCTGTTCGGCAGCACGACCCTCGAGGGCGAGCGTGGCGGCGTCGTCCTCGTCATCGAGAGGGACGGCACCGTCATCGGCGACCTCGTGCTCTTCCACCTCGACGCCGACGCCGGATCGGCCGAGATCGGGTGGGTCTTGAGCCCCGCGGCATCCGGTCGAGGCCTGGCCACCGAAGCGGTGCGCGCCCTGATCGACACCGCATTCGACGTGTACGGGTTGCGTCGGCTGACGGCACAGATCGACGCCGACAACGTCCGCTCGGCGGCCCTCGCCGAACGGCTCGGTATGCGACGCGAAGCGCACTTCGTCGAGAACGAGTGGTTCAAGGGCCGCTGGAGCGACCTGCTCGTCTACGCCGTGCTCGACCACGAGTGGGCGGCCGCCCGACGGAGCGCCTCGTGA